Genomic window (Escherichia fergusonii ATCC 35469):
GTGAAAAATAAAAGCGTGAAACAAATCACTATTAACGAAAGTAATCCGTATTTCTGCGGCATTCCCAGCCTCCTGTGTTGATTTCCAACGAGTAAGAGGCTAACCTTATGTTGTTGAAGCATAGAGGCAGCCTCACTTTGATTTATAGTCAGGTGGGGCTTTTCTCTGTCTGCCTTTCGGTGAATACCTGAGACAAACAGTCTCAAGCACCCGTGGCTATTCTAGCTTAATAAGTTCTTTTCTTCTCCTTTATATAATCCTAAAAAAAACTCATAAAATTAATATATGAGACAATCTTTATTCAGCAGAAGATTATTAAAGGTTGCTCTATTATTTAGCGATAAAAAAGCCTGCCAAATGGCAGGCTTTTTAATAACGACGTTATTACTGCAACAGCGAAATATCCGCAACGCGCAGGAACAGTTCGCGCAGTTTCTCCAGCATGGTCAGACGGTTGATACGCAATTCTTTGTCATCAACCATTACCATCACTTTATCGAAGAAAGCATCGACCGGTTCACGCAGCTCAGCCAGTTCGACCAGCGCATCCTGGTAACGACCTTCGGCGAAGTACGGCTCCAGTTTATCGCGCAGCACAACCACCTGCATCGCCAGTTTAATTTCTTCCGGCTCTTTCAGAGTAGAGGCATTCACGCGGTCGCTCAGCACTTCGTCTGATTTCGCCAGGATGTTAGATACACGCTTATTCGCCGCCGCCAGTGCTGCCGCTGCATCCAGCGTACGGAAGTGCGATACCGCTTTCATACGGGCATCAAAATCTGCCGGGCGAGTCGGACGACGCGCCAGTACCGCCTGGATGGTGTCAACGGTATAACCTTCGTCCTGATACCAGGCGCGGAAGCGACCGAGCATAAAGTCGATAACGTCATCAACCACGTTGGCATTAGTCAGCTTATCGCCATACAGACGCACCGCTTCTTCGGTCAGCGTTTGCAGATCAAGGTTGAGGTTCTTCTCAACGATAATACGCAGCACGCCAAGTGCGGCACGACGCAGCGCAAAGGGGTCTTTGTCGCCTTTCGGATGCTGACCGATACCGAAGATACCCGCCAGGGTATCCATCTTGTCAGCAATCGCCAGCGCACAAGCCACTGGGTTAGACGGCAGGTCATCACCGGCAAAGCGCGGCTGATACTGCTCATTCAGCGCTACGGCGACATCTTCCGCTTCACCATCGTGACGCGCGTAGTGCATACCCATAACGCCCTGAGTGTCGGTGAACTCGAAGACCATGTTGGTCATCAGGTCGCACTTGGACAGCAGGCCCGCACGGGTTGCGTGGTTAACGTCAGCGCCAATCTGTTCAGCAATCCAGCCAGCCAGCGCCTGGATGCGGTCAGTTTTGTCGCGCAGTGTACCCAGCTGTTGCTGGAACAACACGGTTTGCAGGCGCGGCAGGTTATCTTCCAGACGTTTTTTACGGTCGGTGTTGAAGAAGAACTCGGCATCCGCCAGACGTGGACGAACGACTTTCTCGTTACCAGAGATAATTTGCTGCGGATCTTTCGATTCGATATTGGCAACGAAGATAAAGTTCGGCAGCAGTTTGCCGTCGTTCGCATACACCGGGAAGTATTTCTGGTCACCTTTCATGGTGTAAACCAGCGCTTCAGACGGCACCGCGAGGAATTTCTCTTCGAATTTTGCGGTCAGCACAACCGGCCATTCCACCAGCGAAGCGACTTCTTCCAACAGGCTTTCGCTTAAGTCAGCGTTACCGCCAATCTTACGCGCGGCTTCTTCGGCATCGGCTTTAATCTTCGCCTTACGTTCTTCGTAATCGGCGATAACTTTCCCGCGCTCGCGCAGAATTTCCGGATACTGATCGGCATTGTCGATAGTAAATTCCGGCTCGCCCATAAAGCGGTGGCCGCGAATCACGCGATCGGACTGAATGCCCAGAATGGTTGCCGGAATGACTTTGTCGCCCAGCAGCAGGGTCACGGTGTGAACCGGACGCACGAAGTGCACGTCGCTTGCGCCCCAACGCATCAGTTTCGGAATCGGCAGCTTCGCCAGCGAAGTGGCTACCATATTCGGCAGCAGTGCTTCGGTGCTTTCGCCCTTCACATGAGCGCGATACAGCAACCATTCGCCTTTATCGGTGGTCAGACGCTCAGCCTGGTCAACGGTAATACCGCAACCACGCGCCCAACCTTCTGCCGCTTTACTCGGTTTACCTTCAGCATCGAACGCCTGAGCAATTGCCGGGCCACGTTTTTCGATTTCACGATCCGGTTGTGCTTCCGCCAGGTTAGCTACTTTCAGCGCCAGACGACGCGGAGCAGCAAACCATTGAACGGTGCCATGTGCGAGGCCAGCGTTATCCAGCTCCGCAGTAAAGTTCGCAGCAAAGGACTCAGCCAGGCTGCGCAGTGCTTTTGGTGGCAGCTCTTCAGTGCCGATTTCCACCAGAAAAGTTTTCTCAGACATAGCCGCCTCTTACTTATCTTTGTTGCACATCGGGAAGCCGAGGGCTTCACGGGAAGCGTAGTATGCTTCTGCCACTGCTTTGGTCAGGGTGCGAATGCGCAGAATGTAACGCTGACGCTCGGTGACGGAGATGGCTTTACGCGCATCCAGCAGGTTGAAGCTGTGGGCGGCTTTCAGAATACGCTCGTAGGCTGGCAGCGGCAGTGGATTTTCCAGCGCCAGCAACTGCTGCGCTTCTTTCTCGTATTGCTCGAAGCAGGTGAACAGGAAGTCCACATCCGCGTATTCGAAGTTGTAAGTGGACTGCTCCACTTCGTTCTGATGGAACACGTCGCCGTA
Coding sequences:
- the glyS gene encoding glycine--tRNA ligase subunit beta yields the protein MSEKTFLVEIGTEELPPKALRSLAESFAANFTAELDNAGLAHGTVQWFAAPRRLALKVANLAEAQPDREIEKRGPAIAQAFDAEGKPSKAAEGWARGCGITVDQAERLTTDKGEWLLYRAHVKGESTEALLPNMVATSLAKLPIPKLMRWGASDVHFVRPVHTVTLLLGDKVIPATILGIQSDRVIRGHRFMGEPEFTIDNADQYPEILRERGKVIADYEERKAKIKADAEEAARKIGGNADLSESLLEEVASLVEWPVVLTAKFEEKFLAVPSEALVYTMKGDQKYFPVYANDGKLLPNFIFVANIESKDPQQIISGNEKVVRPRLADAEFFFNTDRKKRLEDNLPRLQTVLFQQQLGTLRDKTDRIQALAGWIAEQIGADVNHATRAGLLSKCDLMTNMVFEFTDTQGVMGMHYARHDGEAEDVAVALNEQYQPRFAGDDLPSNPVACALAIADKMDTLAGIFGIGQHPKGDKDPFALRRAALGVLRIIVEKNLNLDLQTLTEEAVRLYGDKLTNANVVDDVIDFMLGRFRAWYQDEGYTVDTIQAVLARRPTRPADFDARMKAVSHFRTLDAAAALAAANKRVSNILAKSDEVLSDRVNASTLKEPEEIKLAMQVVVLRDKLEPYFAEGRYQDALVELAELREPVDAFFDKVMVMVDDKELRINRLTMLEKLRELFLRVADISLLQ